A stretch of the Papaver somniferum cultivar HN1 chromosome 6, ASM357369v1, whole genome shotgun sequence genome encodes the following:
- the LOC113286492 gene encoding uncharacterized protein LOC113286492 — translation MSSFPEEIIENIFTRLPVKSISRFRISKEDGYRHISDLGIWEGKLCLLRMNDQIDVWTMIDKKWCKHLKITAHVYYGHPIQTLQNGEILFDGGGNGLRSYDPNLERARDLKIHDFPDDAVVETYIETLAALNSGTYVGQ, via the exons ATGTCAAGCTTTCCAGAGGAAATCATAgagaatatattcacaaggttacCTGTCAAATCAATTTCAAGATTCAG AATTTCAAAGGAGGATGGATATCGTCACATTTCAGATCTGGGCATTTGGGAAGGGAAACTTTGCCTACTTCGTATGAACGATCAGATTGATGTGTGGACAATGATTGATAAAAAGTGGTGTAAACATTTGAAGATTACTGCACATGTGTACTATGGACATCCAATTCAAACTTTACAGAATGGTGAGATCCTATTTGACGGCGGAGGAAATGGTTTGCGGTCATATGACCCTAATCTTGAAAGAGCTAGAGACCTGAAGATACACGACTTCCCGGACGATGCTGTTGTAGAGACTTATATTGAAACCTTAGCGGCACTCAACTCTGGTACTTATGTCGGGCAATAA